The following proteins are encoded in a genomic region of Gossypium hirsutum isolate 1008001.06 chromosome D05, Gossypium_hirsutum_v2.1, whole genome shotgun sequence:
- the LOC107907095 gene encoding serine/threonine-protein kinase RIPK, with the protein MTVMKITWRSIFPSCSKGVVKPETKPKKEVTKQSSFNRLAMLELSYPSTMLTEDLSTSLAGSNLHVFTLGELKVITQSFSSSNFLGEGGFGPVHKGFIDDKLRPGLKAQPVAVKLLDLEGLQGHREWLTEVIFLAELRHPHLVKLIGYCCEEEHRLLVYEYMPRGSLENQLFRRYSVSLPWATRMKIALGAAKGLAYLHEAEKPVIYRDFKASNILLDSDYNAKLSDFGLAKDGPEGDDTHVSTRVMGTQGYAAPEYIMTGHLTAMSDVYSFGVVLLELLTGRRSVDKNRCPREQNLVEWARPMLNDARKLGRIMDPRLEGQYSETGARKAAALAYQCLSHRPKQRPKMSDVVKTLEPLQDYEDVLVGPFVYTVPTQSDKPKQDEDTVTKECEPKKEKCHHHENHKHHHRHHRHQTRSPRMSAIHSERDALKRNHRNGLNSPLHFKVREAA; encoded by the exons atgacTGTGATGAAAATTACATGGAGATCCATCTTCCCCAGCTGTTCCAAAGGTGTAGTGAAACCAGAAACCAAGCCTAAGAAGGAAGTTACAAAACAAAGTTCATTTAACAGGCTTGCGATGTTAGAGTTGAGTTATCCCAGCACAATGCTTACTGAAGATCTGTCAACTTCGCTTGCTGGTTCAAATCTTCATGTTTTCACGCTTGGGGAGCTAAAGGTGATAACCCAGAGCTTTTCATCTTCTAACTTTCTTGGTGAAGGTGGGTTTGGACCGGTTCATAAGGGTTTCATTGATGACAAGCTTAGGCCTGGATTGAAAGCTCAGCCTGTGGCTGTTAAACTCCTGGATTTAGAAGGCTTGCAAGGACATAGGGAATGGCTG ACCGAGGTGATCTTTCTTGCAGAATTGAGGCATCCACATCTTGTGAAGTTGATTGGATATTGTTGCGAGGAAGAACATAGGTTACTGGTGTATGAATACATGCCTCGCGGCAGCTTGGAGAATCAGCTATTTAGAA GGTATTCAGTTTCTCTTCCATGGGCGACAAGGATGAAAATTGCTCTTGGAGCTGCCAAGGGTCTCGCATATCTTCACGAAGCAGAAAAGCCAGTCATATACCGAGATTTCAAAGCATCGAATATATTGTTAGACTCT GATTACAATGCCAAACTTTCTGATTTTGGTCTTGCAAAAGATGGTCCAGAAGGGGATGACACTCATGTTTCCACCAGGGTTATGGGGACTCAAGGCTATGCTGCCCCTGAATACATCATGACAG GTCATTTGACGGCAATGAGTGATGTATATAGCTTTGGAGTGGTACTATTGGAGCTTTTAACAGGGCGAAGATCCGTAGACAAGAACCGATGTCCTAGAGAACAAAATTTAGTGGAATGGGCAAGGCCCATGTTGAACGATGCCAGGAAACTCGGCCGAATAATGGATCCTAGACTCGAAGGCCAATACTCGGAAACGGGTGCACGAAAGGCAGCTGCGTTGGCTTACCAATGCCTTAGCCATCGCCCAAAGCAAAGACCCAAAATGAGTGATGTAGTGAAGACATTAGAGCCCCTCCAGGACTACGAAGACGTCCTTGTGGGTCCCTTCGTTTATACGGTTCCAACCCAAAGTGACAAGCCAAAACAAGACGAGGACACCGTCACTAAAGAATGTGAACCGAAGAAAGAGAAATGTCATCATCACGAAAACCATAAACACCATCACCGCCACCACAGGCACCAAACCAGATCACCAAGGATGTCTGCAATTCACTCGGAAAGAGACGCCCTGAAGCGAAATCATAGAAATGGGTTGAATTCACCTTTGCACTTTAAAGTCAGGGAAGCAGCATAA
- the LOC107903283 gene encoding RING-box protein 1a, with amino-acid sequence MSTQTSGSTAPSKHFDMKKWSSVAFWSWDIVVDNCAVCRNHIMDLCIECQANQIHGADNECTVAWGACNHAFHFHCISRWLQNRSVCPLDNAEWEFRKYGR; translated from the exons ATGTCTACCCAAACTTCCGGCAGCACCGCCCCTTCCAAGCACTTCGACATGAAAAAGTGGAGTTCGGTTGCCTTCTGGTCCTGGG ATATTGTCGTGGATAATTGTGCGGTTTGCAGGAATCACATCATGGATCTCT GTATCGAATGCCAAGCCAACCAAATACACGGTGCCGATAATGAATGCACTGTTGCGTGGG GTGCATGCAACCATGCATTCCACTTTCACTGCATCAGTCGATGGCTGCAGAACCGGTCAGTGTGTCCTTTGG ATAATGCTGAATGGGAGTTCCGAAAGTATGGTCGCTAG
- the LOC107907094 gene encoding uncharacterized protein, with translation MAISGSDTQNPTSKLSTPLETHCVKCDSCGFTEECTVAYIMRVRERYQGRWICGLCIEAVKDEVVRSVTLISTEEALDRHISFCNKFRAWSPSDETEHPIFAMGRVLRRSLDSPRPLRTKSSSVLPGLEGVKRPSLLRSDSCFSALSI, from the coding sequence ATGGCGATTTCAGGTTCAGACACTCAAAACCCAACAAGCAAACTGAGTACCCCCCTCGAGACTCACTGCGTTAAATGCGACTCTTGTGGCTTCACCGAGGAATGCACCGTTGCTTATATCATGCGTGTCCGTGAACGTTACCAGGGCCGTTGGATTTGCGGGCTCTGCATCGAGGCGGTCAAAGATGAGGTTGTGAGATCCGTAACGCTTATCTCCACCGAGGAAGCATTGGATCGTCACATCAGTTTCTGTAATAAGTTCAGGGCGTGGAGTCCTTCAGATGAAACAGAGCACCCCATTTTTGCCATGGGAAGAGTTCTTCGACGAAGCTTGGATTCGCCCAGACCTCTTAGGACTAAATCAAGTAGCGTATTGCCCGGACTTGAAGGAGTCAAACGCCCTTCTCTTCTTCGATCCGATAGTTGTTTCTCAGCTCTTTCTATCTAA